In Pseudomonas alcaliphila JAB1, a single window of DNA contains:
- a CDS encoding DEAD/DEAH box helicase has product MSFASLGLSEALVRAVESAGYTQPTPVQQRAIPAVLQGRDLMVAAQTGTGKTGGFALPILERLFPGGHPDREQRHGPKQPRVLVLTPTRELAAQVHDSFKVYARDLKFVSACIFGGVGMNPQVQALAKGVDVLVACPGRLLDLANQKAIDLSHVEILVLDEADRMLDMGFIHDVKKVLAKLPAQRQNLLFSATFSKDITDLAGKLLRNPERIEVTPPNTTVERIEQRVFHLASSHKRALLAHLITQGAWEQVLVFTRTKHGANRLAEYLDKHGLPAVAIHGNKSQNARTKALADFKANQVRILVATDIAARGLDIDQLPHVVNFELPNVEEDYVHRIGRTGRAGRSGEAISLVAPDEEKLLKSIERMTKQKIPDGDLMGFDASTVEAERPETREPRQPRGQKQPKAQNAQGGDKPKGERHGVGRKDKGKDSGKEQKAKPQQQGQGQNRRGQQPRNQSRGAAPAVPPLPPDRDPEEFLDDEIDNFGNRADYVPVQNKPQGRGRRSGGGSAGNGAAQGQGQRANSNNRQPRSNAGAPPAKNRGQGGQGRNGGGRGRPADGRITSLDRDELPRAEAAVRNPREKQPIIVHKGSRLDRFPSAEQLDELSNSTRPRSEKPALLTRNREE; this is encoded by the coding sequence ATGTCCTTTGCCTCCCTCGGTCTCTCCGAGGCTCTAGTCCGTGCGGTCGAGTCCGCCGGCTACACCCAGCCCACTCCGGTGCAACAGCGGGCCATTCCCGCCGTGTTGCAAGGTCGCGATCTCATGGTGGCGGCCCAGACGGGTACAGGTAAGACGGGCGGTTTCGCCCTGCCGATCCTCGAACGCCTGTTTCCGGGCGGTCATCCGGATCGCGAACAACGTCACGGCCCGAAACAACCGCGCGTGCTGGTGCTGACACCCACCCGCGAACTGGCCGCCCAGGTGCATGACAGCTTCAAGGTCTATGCCCGCGATTTGAAATTTGTCAGCGCCTGCATCTTCGGCGGCGTTGGCATGAACCCGCAGGTCCAGGCCCTGGCCAAGGGTGTCGACGTGCTGGTGGCCTGCCCCGGGCGCCTGCTCGACCTGGCCAACCAGAAGGCCATCGACCTGTCTCATGTCGAAATCCTCGTGCTTGATGAAGCCGACCGCATGCTCGACATGGGCTTCATCCACGACGTCAAGAAGGTGCTGGCCAAACTGCCGGCGCAGCGCCAGAACCTGCTGTTCTCGGCGACCTTCTCCAAGGACATCACCGACCTGGCCGGAAAGCTGCTGCGCAACCCCGAGCGCATCGAGGTCACGCCGCCGAACACCACGGTCGAGCGCATCGAACAGCGCGTGTTCCACCTAGCCTCCAGCCACAAGCGTGCCCTGCTCGCCCACCTGATCACCCAGGGCGCCTGGGAACAGGTGCTGGTGTTCACCCGCACCAAGCACGGCGCCAACCGCCTCGCCGAATACCTCGACAAGCACGGCCTGCCGGCCGTCGCGATCCACGGTAACAAGAGCCAGAACGCGCGCACCAAGGCCCTGGCCGACTTCAAGGCGAACCAGGTGCGCATCCTGGTGGCCACCGATATCGCCGCCCGCGGCCTGGATATCGACCAACTGCCGCACGTGGTCAACTTCGAGCTGCCCAACGTCGAGGAAGATTACGTGCACCGCATCGGCCGCACCGGCCGCGCCGGGCGTAGCGGCGAGGCGATCTCGCTGGTGGCGCCGGACGAGGAGAAGCTGCTCAAGAGCATCGAGCGGATGACCAAGCAGAAGATCCCCGACGGCGACCTGATGGGCTTCGATGCCAGCACCGTCGAGGCCGAGCGCCCGGAAACCCGCGAACCGCGCCAGCCGCGCGGGCAGAAGCAGCCCAAGGCGCAGAACGCCCAGGGCGGCGACAAGCCCAAGGGCGAGCGCCATGGCGTCGGCCGCAAGGACAAGGGCAAGGACAGCGGCAAGGAGCAGAAAGCCAAGCCGCAACAACAGGGTCAGGGCCAGAACCGCCGTGGTCAGCAGCCGCGCAACCAGAGTCGTGGCGCTGCGCCGGCTGTTCCACCATTGCCTCCGGACCGCGACCCGGAAGAGTTCCTCGACGACGAAATCGATAATTTTGGCAACCGTGCCGATTACGTACCGGTGCAGAACAAGCCGCAAGGTCGCGGCCGTCGTTCAGGCGGTGGGTCGGCTGGCAATGGCGCTGCTCAGGGCCAAGGCCAGAGAGCCAACAGCAACAACAGGCAGCCCCGCAGCAACGCTGGCGCCCCCCCCGCTAAGAATCGTGGCCAGGGTGGTCAGGGCCGTAACGGCGGTGGCCGCGGCCGACCGGCGGACGGTCGCATCACCTCGCTGGATCGCGACGAGCTGCCACGCGCCGAAGCGGCCGTGCGCAACCCGCGCGAAAAGCAGCCGATCATCGTGCACAAGGGCTCTCGCCTGGATCGTTTCCCCAGCGCCGAGCAGCTCGACGAGTTGAGCAACAGCACTCGTCCACGCAGCGAGAAGCCGGCGCTGCTGACGCGTAACCGCGAAGAGTAA
- the ahcY gene encoding adenosylhomocysteinase: MSAFNDYKVADISLADWGRKELIIAESEMPALMGLRRKYAASQPLKGAKILGCIHMTIQTGVLIETLTALGAEVRWSSCNIFSTQDQAAAAIAAAGIPVFAWKGETEEEYEWCIEQTILKDGKPWDANMVLDDGGDLTEILHKKYPQMLERIHGVTEETTTGVHRLLDMLKAGTLKVPAINVNDAVTKSKNDNKYGCRHSLNDAIKRGTDHLLSGKQALVIGYGDVGKGSAQSLRQEGMIVKVSEIDPICAMQACMDGFELVSPYKNGINDGTEASVDAALLGKIDLIVTTTGNVNVCDAGMLKALKKRAVVCNIGHFDNEIDTAFMRKNWAWEEVKPQVHKIHRTGAGTFDPTNDDYLILLAEGRLVNLGNATGHPSRIMDGSFANQVLAQIFLFEQKFADLSAEKKAERLTVEVLPKKLDEEVALEMVKGFGGVVTQLTKQQAEYIGVTVEGPFKPDAYRY; this comes from the coding sequence ATGAGCGCTTTCAACGACTACAAGGTCGCCGACATTTCCCTGGCCGATTGGGGCCGCAAAGAGCTGATCATCGCCGAATCCGAGATGCCGGCACTGATGGGCCTGCGCCGCAAGTACGCCGCCAGCCAACCGCTGAAAGGCGCGAAGATCCTCGGCTGCATCCACATGACCATCCAGACCGGCGTGCTGATCGAGACGCTCACCGCCCTGGGCGCCGAAGTACGCTGGTCCTCCTGCAACATCTTCTCCACCCAGGATCAGGCCGCTGCCGCCATCGCCGCTGCCGGTATCCCGGTGTTCGCCTGGAAGGGCGAGACCGAAGAAGAGTACGAGTGGTGCATCGAGCAGACCATCCTCAAGGACGGCAAGCCGTGGGATGCCAACATGGTGCTCGACGACGGCGGTGACCTGACCGAGATCCTGCACAAGAAATACCCGCAGATGCTCGAGCGCATCCACGGCGTCACCGAAGAGACCACCACCGGTGTGCACCGTCTGCTCGACATGCTCAAGGCCGGCACCCTGAAAGTCCCGGCGATCAACGTCAACGACGCGGTCACCAAGAGCAAGAACGACAACAAGTACGGCTGCCGCCACAGCCTCAACGACGCGATCAAGCGCGGCACCGACCACCTGCTGTCGGGCAAGCAGGCGCTAGTCATCGGCTACGGTGACGTGGGCAAGGGCTCGGCGCAGTCGCTGCGTCAGGAAGGCATGATCGTCAAGGTTTCCGAGATCGACCCGATCTGCGCGATGCAGGCCTGCATGGACGGCTTCGAGCTGGTTTCGCCGTACAAGAACGGCATCAACGACGGCACCGAGGCCAGCGTCGACGCTGCTCTGCTGGGCAAGATCGACCTGATCGTCACCACCACCGGCAACGTCAACGTGTGCGACGCCGGTATGCTCAAGGCCCTGAAGAAGCGCGCCGTGGTGTGCAACATCGGTCACTTCGACAACGAGATCGACACCGCCTTCATGCGCAAGAACTGGGCGTGGGAAGAGGTCAAGCCGCAGGTGCACAAGATCCACCGCACCGGTGCCGGCACCTTCGATCCAACCAACGACGACTACCTGATCCTGCTGGCCGAAGGCCGTCTGGTGAACCTGGGCAACGCCACTGGCCACCCGAGCCGGATCATGGACGGCTCGTTCGCCAACCAGGTGCTGGCCCAGATCTTCCTGTTCGAACAGAAGTTCGCCGATCTCTCCGCTGAGAAGAAGGCCGAGCGCCTGACCGTCGAAGTGCTGCCGAAGAAGCTCGACGAAGAAGTGGCGCTGGAAATGGTCAAGGGCTTCGGCGGCGTGGTCACCCAGCTGACCAAGCAGCAGGCCGAGTACATCGGCGTGACCGTGGAAGGCCCGTTCAAGCCGGACGCTTACCGCTACTAA
- the metF gene encoding methylenetetrahydrofolate reductase [NAD(P)H], with protein MSQERRYSFEFFPTKTEAGHEKLMDVARQLATYNPDFFSCTYGAGGSTRDRTLNTVLQLDGEIKVPTAPHLSCVGDSKAELRELLNLYKNAGIKRIVALRGDLPSGMGMASGELRYANELVEFIRTETGDHFHIEIAAYPEMHPQARNFEDDIANFVRKAKAGADSAITQYFFNADSYFYFVERVQKLGVDIPVVPGIMPITNYSKLARFSDACGAEIPRWVRKQLEAYGDDADSIRAFGEQVITEMCERLLQGGAPGLHFYSMNLAGPSLAIWNNLKLPR; from the coding sequence ATGAGCCAAGAACGCCGCTACAGCTTCGAATTCTTCCCCACCAAGACCGAAGCCGGGCATGAAAAACTGATGGACGTGGCGCGCCAGCTGGCGACCTACAACCCCGATTTCTTCTCCTGCACTTACGGCGCCGGCGGTTCGACCCGCGACCGCACCCTCAACACCGTGCTGCAGCTCGATGGCGAGATCAAGGTGCCCACCGCCCCGCACCTGTCCTGCGTCGGTGACAGCAAGGCCGAACTGCGCGAGCTGCTGAACCTGTACAAGAATGCCGGCATCAAGCGCATCGTTGCCCTGCGTGGTGACCTGCCATCCGGTATGGGCATGGCCAGCGGCGAGCTGCGCTACGCCAATGAACTGGTCGAGTTCATTCGCACTGAAACCGGTGATCACTTCCATATCGAAATCGCCGCCTACCCGGAGATGCATCCGCAGGCGCGCAACTTCGAGGACGACATCGCCAACTTCGTGCGCAAGGCCAAGGCCGGTGCCGACAGCGCCATCACCCAGTACTTCTTCAACGCCGACAGCTACTTCTACTTCGTCGAGCGCGTGCAGAAACTGGGCGTGGACATTCCGGTGGTGCCGGGCATCATGCCGATCACCAACTACAGCAAGCTGGCGCGCTTCTCCGACGCCTGCGGTGCGGAAATCCCACGCTGGGTACGCAAGCAACTGGAAGCCTACGGCGACGACGCCGACAGCATTCGCGCCTTCGGCGAACAGGTCATCACCGAGATGTGCGAACGCCTGCTGCAAGGCGGCGCGCCCGGTCTGCACTTCTACAGCATGAACCTGGCTGGCCCCAGCCTGGCCATCTGGAACAATCTCAAGCTGCCGCGTTAG
- a CDS encoding transporter substrate-binding domain-containing protein: MPLFQRQIIATLLLCCCAFAARGETLRLVTDAWAPYVYEEDGQAAGLDYEITREVLQRLGVKLDLQFLPWKRCLLELELGNADGILDIFHLPEREASMLFVEEPLSDVELVLFYARNRPYPYESLKDLRDLVIGISPGYWYNDETFRNSPLFSREEAPTHEANLGKLIRHRVDLVINDRRAGLYLTTQMGLQQQVDYNRKAVGHDRLYLALRHDPALASLAKDFADELRRFKREPAYAQLQQRYANPDRLRP; encoded by the coding sequence ATGCCATTATTCCAGCGCCAGATTATCGCCACTCTTTTACTGTGCTGTTGCGCCTTCGCCGCCCGCGGCGAAACGCTGCGCCTGGTCACGGATGCCTGGGCGCCCTACGTCTACGAGGAAGACGGCCAGGCCGCTGGCCTCGACTACGAGATCACCCGCGAGGTGCTGCAGCGCCTGGGGGTAAAGCTGGACCTGCAGTTCCTGCCGTGGAAGCGCTGCCTGCTGGAGCTGGAACTAGGCAATGCAGACGGCATTCTGGATATTTTCCATCTACCCGAGCGCGAAGCGAGCATGCTCTTCGTCGAAGAGCCGCTAAGTGACGTCGAACTGGTGCTGTTCTACGCACGTAACCGCCCCTACCCCTATGAGAGCCTGAAAGACCTGCGCGACCTGGTGATCGGCATCTCGCCAGGCTACTGGTACAACGACGAAACCTTCCGCAATTCGCCCTTGTTCAGTCGCGAAGAGGCTCCGACTCACGAGGCCAATCTGGGTAAGCTGATCCGCCACCGCGTCGATCTGGTCATCAATGACCGTCGCGCCGGCCTCTATCTGACCACCCAGATGGGCTTGCAACAGCAGGTCGACTACAACCGCAAGGCGGTCGGCCATGACCGTCTATACCTCGCGCTGCGTCACGACCCTGCCCTGGCTAGCCTGGCCAAGGACTTCGCTGACGAACTGCGCCGCTTCAAGCGCGAACCTGCCTATGCCCAGCTGCAGCAGCGCTACGCCAACCCCGATCGGCTCAGGCCGTGA
- a CDS encoding 16S rRNA (uracil(1498)-N(3))-methyltransferase: MRLSRFFIDAPLSLGQHDLPEAQAHYIGRVLRHAVGDAVQLFDGSGQEYLGELIEVGKKSVRVELREAIAGMSESPLRIHLGQGLSRGERMDWAIQKATELGAAEITPIVSARCEVRLKDERADKRMAHWRQVAISACEQCGRSVLPLINPPLELAAWLQQIEADLKLVLHPIAAPLQSHDKPNSLAFLVGPEGGLSEAEVDQAKAAGFHAARLGPRVLRTETAPVVAMSVAQQLWGDLQA, encoded by the coding sequence ATGCGCCTATCCCGCTTCTTTATTGATGCCCCGCTCTCCCTCGGCCAACACGACCTGCCCGAGGCGCAGGCCCATTACATAGGCCGCGTGCTGCGCCACGCAGTGGGGGACGCCGTGCAGTTGTTCGACGGCAGCGGCCAGGAATACCTCGGCGAGCTGATCGAAGTGGGCAAGAAGAGCGTGCGCGTCGAACTGCGCGAAGCCATCGCCGGGATGAGTGAATCCCCGCTGCGCATCCACCTCGGCCAGGGCCTGTCGCGCGGCGAACGCATGGACTGGGCCATCCAGAAAGCCACCGAGCTTGGCGCAGCGGAGATCACACCGATTGTTTCGGCGCGCTGCGAAGTACGCCTGAAAGACGAACGTGCCGACAAGCGTATGGCCCACTGGCGCCAGGTGGCAATCAGTGCCTGTGAGCAATGCGGCCGCTCGGTGCTGCCGCTGATCAACCCACCGCTGGAACTGGCCGCCTGGCTGCAGCAGATCGAAGCCGACCTGAAGCTGGTGCTGCACCCGATCGCAGCTCCCCTGCAAAGCCACGACAAACCGAACAGCCTGGCCTTTCTGGTCGGCCCGGAAGGCGGTTTGAGCGAAGCAGAAGTGGACCAGGCCAAAGCCGCCGGCTTCCATGCCGCCCGCCTGGGGCCACGCGTTCTGCGCACGGAAACGGCCCCCGTGGTGGCCATGAGCGTCGCCCAACAGCTCTGGGGCGACCTCCAGGCGTAA
- a CDS encoding cytochrome b yields MQWRNTSVRYGLVSVVLHWLVALVVFGLFALGFWMVGLSYYDPWRQSAPDLHKSIGILLFAVMLLRVLWRLCSPAPAALASHGRLTRLASKLGHGVLYLGLFGVMISGYLISTADGRGIEVFGLFSVPATLTGIAQQEDIAGAIHEYLAWGLVIFAGLHGLAALKHHFIDRDSTLLRMFGR; encoded by the coding sequence ATGCAATGGCGCAATACCTCTGTTCGTTATGGTCTGGTCAGCGTCGTGCTGCATTGGCTGGTGGCGTTGGTCGTGTTCGGTCTGTTTGCCCTCGGCTTCTGGATGGTGGGGCTCAGCTACTACGACCCGTGGCGCCAGAGTGCACCTGACCTGCACAAGAGCATCGGCATCCTGTTGTTCGCCGTAATGTTGCTGCGTGTGTTGTGGCGCCTGTGCAGCCCAGCGCCGGCAGCCCTGGCCAGCCATGGCCGGCTCACGCGCCTGGCTTCCAAGCTGGGTCATGGCGTCCTCTATCTCGGCCTTTTCGGTGTGATGATTTCCGGTTACCTGATTTCCACCGCCGATGGCCGTGGTATCGAGGTGTTTGGCCTGTTCAGTGTGCCGGCGACCCTGACCGGTATCGCGCAACAGGAAGACATTGCCGGGGCGATTCACGAATACCTGGCCTGGGGTCTGGTGATTTTCGCCGGCCTGCATGGCCTGGCCGCTCTCAAACACCATTTCATCGACCGCGACAGCACCCTGCTGCGGATGTTCGGGCGCTGA
- a CDS encoding adenosylmethionine--8-amino-7-oxononanoate transaminase — translation MSLNDHWMQRDLDVLWHPCTQMKDHERLPLVAIRKASGVWLEDFDGKRYLDAVSSWWVNVFGHANPRINARIRDQLNSLEHVMLAGFTHQPVIELSERLVQITPAGLNKVFYADNGSSGIEVALKMSFHYWLNSGQASKKRFVTLSNSYHGETVAAMSVGDVSLFTDTYKPLLLDTIKVPSPDCYLRPEGVSWEEYSRLMFAHMEQTLAEHHHEVAAVIVEPLIQGAGGMRMYHPIYLRLLREACDRYGVHLIHDEIAVGFGRTGTMFACEQAGITPDFLVLSKALTGGYLPMAAVLTTDEVYSAFYDDYATLRAFLHSHTYTGNPLACAAALATLDIFRDDDVIERNKALAARMASATAHLAEHPHVAEVRQTGMALAIEMVQDKASKTAYPWQERRGLRVYQHALERGALLRPLGSVVYFLPPYVITPEEIDFLAEVASEGIDIATRSSVSVAVDDRFPDHRDPG, via the coding sequence ATGAGCCTGAACGACCACTGGATGCAACGCGACCTCGACGTGTTGTGGCACCCCTGCACCCAGATGAAGGATCACGAGCGCCTGCCACTGGTGGCGATTCGCAAGGCCTCAGGCGTATGGCTGGAGGACTTCGACGGCAAGCGCTACCTGGACGCGGTCAGCTCCTGGTGGGTCAATGTGTTCGGCCACGCTAACCCGCGCATCAACGCGCGCATTCGCGATCAGTTGAATAGTCTCGAGCACGTGATGCTCGCCGGCTTTACCCACCAACCGGTCATCGAGCTGTCCGAGCGCCTGGTGCAGATCACCCCGGCTGGCCTGAACAAGGTGTTCTACGCCGACAACGGCTCCTCAGGCATCGAAGTGGCGTTGAAGATGAGCTTCCACTACTGGCTCAATAGCGGCCAGGCGAGCAAGAAGCGCTTCGTCACCCTGAGCAACAGCTATCACGGCGAAACGGTCGCAGCGATGTCGGTGGGCGACGTGTCGCTGTTCACCGACACCTATAAACCCCTGCTGCTCGACACTATCAAGGTGCCCAGCCCGGACTGCTACCTGCGCCCCGAAGGCGTGAGCTGGGAGGAATACTCGCGCCTCATGTTCGCCCATATGGAACAGACCCTGGCCGAGCATCATCATGAGGTCGCAGCAGTGATCGTCGAGCCGCTGATCCAGGGCGCCGGCGGCATGCGCATGTACCACCCAATCTACCTCAGGCTTTTGCGCGAGGCCTGCGACCGCTATGGCGTGCACCTGATCCATGACGAGATTGCCGTCGGCTTCGGCCGCACCGGCACGATGTTCGCCTGCGAGCAGGCCGGCATCACCCCGGATTTCCTGGTGTTGTCCAAGGCACTGACCGGTGGCTACCTGCCAATGGCTGCGGTGCTGACCACCGATGAGGTCTACAGCGCGTTCTACGACGACTACGCCACCCTGCGCGCCTTCCTTCACTCGCATACTTACACCGGTAACCCGCTGGCCTGCGCCGCTGCGCTGGCGACCCTGGACATCTTCCGTGATGACGATGTGATCGAGCGCAACAAGGCCCTGGCGGCGCGCATGGCCAGTGCCACCGCGCACCTGGCCGAGCACCCGCATGTGGCCGAAGTGCGCCAGACCGGCATGGCCCTGGCCATCGAGATGGTGCAGGACAAGGCCAGCAAGACCGCCTACCCCTGGCAGGAGCGACGTGGCCTGCGCGTCTACCAGCACGCATTGGAACGTGGCGCGTTGCTGCGCCCACTGGGCAGCGTGGTGTATTTCCTGCCGCCCTACGTCATCACGCCCGAGGAGATCGATTTCCTCGCCGAGGTGGCCAGCGAGGGTATCGATATCGCCACACGCTCGTCCGTCAGCGTGGCCGTGGATGACCGCTTTCCCGATCATCGCGATCCGGGTTGA
- the ppnN gene encoding nucleotide 5'-monophosphate nucleosidase PpnN: MLKRTKINASVSPKGSLETLSQREVQQLRETGSGSVYRLFRQCALAILNTGSHSDNAKTILEAYPDFEVKIHQQDRGIRLELINAPADAFVDGEMIASTREMLFSALRDIVYTQSELENKRIDLDSSEGITDYVFHLLRNAQTLRSGVEPKMVVCWGGHSISTEEYKYTKKVGHELGLRGLDICTGCGPGVMKGPMKGATISHAKQRNLKGRYLGLTEPGIIAAEAPNPIVNELVILPDIEKRLEAFVRVGHGIIIFPGGAGTAEEFLYLLGILTHPDNQDLPFPVILTGPKSAGPYLQQLHDFIGATLGEAAQQRYRMIVNDPAEVAREMAVGIKAVRQFRRERNDAFHFNWLLKIDESFQHPFEPTHEAMASLNLTREQPLHHLAANLRRAFSGIVAGNVKENGIRLIEEHGPYEIRGETTIMRPLDRLLQAFVEQHRMKLPGGSAYEPCYRVVD; this comes from the coding sequence ATGCTCAAACGCACCAAGATCAACGCCTCAGTCAGCCCCAAGGGCAGCCTGGAAACCCTCTCGCAGCGCGAAGTTCAGCAACTGCGCGAAACCGGCTCCGGTAGCGTTTATCGCCTGTTTCGCCAGTGCGCACTGGCGATCCTCAATACCGGCTCGCACAGCGACAACGCCAAGACCATCCTCGAGGCCTACCCGGACTTCGAAGTGAAGATTCACCAGCAGGATCGCGGCATCCGCCTGGAGCTGATCAACGCGCCGGCCGACGCCTTCGTCGATGGCGAGATGATCGCCAGCACCCGCGAGATGCTGTTCAGCGCCCTGCGCGACATCGTCTACACGCAGAGCGAGCTGGAGAACAAGCGCATCGACCTGGACAGCTCCGAAGGCATCACCGATTACGTCTTCCACCTGCTGCGCAACGCCCAGACCCTGCGCAGCGGCGTGGAGCCGAAGATGGTGGTGTGCTGGGGCGGCCACTCGATCAGCACCGAGGAATACAAGTACACCAAGAAGGTCGGCCACGAGCTCGGTCTACGCGGCCTGGACATCTGCACCGGCTGCGGCCCGGGTGTGATGAAGGGGCCGATGAAGGGTGCCACCATCAGCCACGCCAAGCAGCGCAACCTCAAAGGCCGCTACCTGGGCCTGACCGAACCCGGCATCATTGCTGCCGAAGCGCCGAATCCGATCGTCAACGAGCTGGTGATCCTGCCGGACATCGAGAAGCGCCTGGAAGCCTTCGTCCGCGTCGGCCACGGCATCATCATCTTCCCCGGCGGCGCCGGCACTGCCGAAGAGTTCCTCTACCTGCTGGGTATCCTCACCCACCCGGACAACCAGGACCTGCCCTTCCCGGTCATCCTTACCGGCCCGAAGAGCGCCGGGCCTTATCTGCAGCAGCTGCATGACTTCATTGGAGCGACCCTCGGGGAGGCCGCACAGCAGCGCTACCGCATGATCGTCAACGACCCGGCCGAAGTTGCCCGCGAGATGGCCGTCGGCATCAAGGCCGTGCGCCAGTTCCGCCGTGAGCGCAACGACGCCTTCCACTTCAACTGGCTGCTGAAGATCGACGAAAGCTTCCAGCACCCGTTCGAGCCGACCCACGAAGCCATGGCCAGCCTCAACCTCACCCGTGAGCAGCCGTTGCATCACCTGGCCGCCAACCTGCGTCGTGCGTTCTCCGGCATCGTCGCGGGCAACGTCAAGGAGAACGGCATCCGCCTGATCGAGGAGCACGGCCCCTACGAGATTCGCGGTGAAACCACCATCATGCGCCCGCTGGATCGCCTGCTGCAGGCCTTCGTCGAGCAGCACCGCATGAAGCTGCCGGGCGGCAGTGCCTATGAGCCCTGCTATCGGGTAGTCGACTGA
- a CDS encoding MAPEG family protein: MTLAYWCVLIAIFLPYLGTATAKFLGPGYGPRANQDPRAFLSTLEGWRKRANNAQLNGFEVTPAFAAAVIIAHQAGGAEQGLLDQLAVAFIVSRVLYFICYLAGWGPVRSLVWFAGMGLIAALFVVSA, translated from the coding sequence ATGACCCTCGCCTACTGGTGCGTGCTGATCGCCATCTTTCTGCCCTACCTGGGCACCGCCACAGCCAAGTTCCTTGGCCCCGGCTACGGACCGCGCGCCAATCAGGATCCGCGCGCGTTCCTGAGTACCCTGGAGGGCTGGCGCAAGCGCGCCAACAACGCCCAGCTCAATGGCTTCGAGGTGACTCCGGCGTTCGCCGCCGCAGTGATCATCGCGCACCAGGCCGGCGGTGCCGAGCAGGGGCTGCTCGACCAACTGGCCGTGGCATTCATCGTCAGCCGTGTGCTGTATTTCATCTGCTATCTGGCTGGCTGGGGGCCTGTGCGCTCGCTGGTGTGGTTCGCCGGGATGGGGCTGATCGCGGCGCTGTTCGTGGTGTCCGCCTAG
- a CDS encoding hotdog domain-containing protein — protein sequence MNFHTRKWIKPEDLNPNGTLFGGSLLKWIDEEAAIYAIVQLDNQRVVTKFISEINFVSSARQSDIIELGITATEFGRTSITLRCEVRNKVTRKSILTIDKLVFVNLGEDGQPQPHGKCAITYARDRFTD from the coding sequence ATGAATTTCCATACTCGCAAGTGGATCAAGCCCGAGGATCTCAACCCCAACGGCACTCTGTTCGGCGGCAGCCTGCTGAAATGGATCGATGAAGAAGCAGCGATCTACGCCATCGTCCAGCTCGACAATCAGCGCGTGGTGACCAAATTCATTTCCGAGATCAACTTCGTCAGTTCGGCGCGTCAGAGCGACATCATCGAGCTGGGCATCACTGCTACCGAGTTTGGCCGCACCTCCATCACCCTGCGCTGCGAAGTGCGCAACAAGGTGACCCGCAAGAGCATCCTGACCATCGACAAGCTGGTGTTCGTCAATCTGGGCGAGGACGGTCAGCCGCAGCCGCATGGCAAGTGCGCGATCACCTACGCCAGAGATCGCTTCACGGACTGA
- a CDS encoding YceI family protein, producing the protein MLKNALAALVLGSALIGGQAMAADYAIDKQGQHAFVNFKISHLGYSWLYGTFKDFDGTFSFDAANPEASKVNVTLKTASVDTNHAERDKHIRSADFLNASKHATATFESTSVKSTGEGTADVTGNLTLNGVTKPVVIAAKFIGEGKDPWGGYRAGFEGSTTLTLKDFDISMDLGPASQTVELIISVEGIRQ; encoded by the coding sequence ATGTTGAAGAACGCCCTCGCTGCACTGGTTCTGGGCTCCGCTCTGATCGGCGGCCAGGCCATGGCGGCCGATTACGCCATCGACAAGCAAGGCCAGCACGCCTTCGTCAATTTCAAGATCAGCCACCTGGGCTACAGCTGGCTGTACGGCACCTTCAAGGACTTCGACGGCACGTTCAGCTTCGATGCCGCCAACCCCGAGGCCAGCAAAGTCAACGTGACCCTGAAGACCGCCAGCGTCGACACCAACCATGCCGAACGTGACAAGCACATCCGCAGCGCCGACTTCCTCAATGCGAGCAAGCACGCGACTGCCACCTTCGAATCCACTTCGGTCAAGTCCACTGGCGAAGGCACTGCCGACGTGACCGGCAACCTGACCCTGAACGGCGTGACCAAGCCGGTGGTGATCGCTGCCAAGTTCATTGGCGAAGGCAAGGATCCGTGGGGTGGCTACCGCGCTGGCTTCGAAGGCAGCACTACCCTGACGCTGAAGGACTTCGACATTTCCATGGATCTCGGCCCGGCTTCGCAAACCGTCGAGCTGATCATTTCCGTAGAAGGCATTCGTCAGTAA